The Algoriphagus sp. TR-M9 genome has a window encoding:
- a CDS encoding 3-keto-disaccharide hydrolase, with product MKTLLTFCCFVALTFSVSAQDGEWIELFNGKNLDGWKISENSQSFQVEDGVIKVAGPRGHAFYNGEVANHDFNNFEVIAEVKTMPGANSGIFIHTEYQEDGWPNVGYEIQVNQSHGDWRKTGSVYSFQDVREVYVEDGEWYTEHIIVEGDVVTVKINGETVNVYDQSKDENRKGDLGSKKVDHGTIALQAHDPKSVIYYKSVKVKLLPD from the coding sequence ATGAAAACCCTTTTGACATTTTGCTGCTTCGTAGCACTTACATTTTCTGTTTCCGCTCAAGATGGAGAGTGGATAGAGCTCTTCAATGGTAAGAATTTGGACGGCTGGAAAATTTCTGAAAACTCCCAATCCTTTCAAGTGGAAGATGGTGTAATCAAAGTCGCTGGACCTCGTGGCCATGCTTTTTATAATGGAGAAGTTGCCAATCATGACTTCAACAATTTTGAGGTAATCGCAGAAGTGAAAACCATGCCTGGAGCCAATTCCGGGATTTTCATTCATACCGAATACCAGGAAGATGGCTGGCCAAATGTAGGCTATGAAATCCAAGTGAACCAAAGTCATGGTGACTGGAGAAAGACCGGTAGTGTGTATTCCTTCCAGGATGTTCGTGAGGTCTATGTGGAAGATGGGGAATGGTACACCGAGCATATCATCGTAGAAGGTGATGTGGTGACTGTGAAGATCAATGGCGAAACAGTCAATGTCTATGACCAGTCCAAAGATGAGAATCGTAAAGGTGATCTGGGTTCCAAAAAAGTTGATCATGGGACTATCGCTCTTCAGGCTCACGATCCTAAGTCGGTGATCTATTACAAAAGTGTAAAAGTGAAACTTTTGCCAGATTGA
- a CDS encoding Na(+)-translocating NADH-quinone reductase subunit A has protein sequence MSKIVKLKKGFDINLAGKAKQELADFASAQTFAIKPTDFIGLQRPKVLVKEGDTVKAGTPILIDKAMDQVIYVAPVSGEIVEVKRGDRRKLLEIRILADSTITHEQSEKLDLASLDREALVAKLAASGVWPNIIQRPYGIVANPEDTPKSIFVSAFDTHPLAPDYAFTLKGQEQYLQAGFDVLAKLTSGKVHLNVDGAKAVPSIFSAIKGVQLNKFEGPHPAGNVGVQIHHLDPINKGEIAWTVNPQGVAQIGKFALEGVYDAAKVIAVTGSELTKPAYVKTYLGACVSSFVKGNLNSGHVRVISGNVLTGEKIALEGFLGYYHNQITVIPEGDYYEFMGWAKPSTRLSFHRALGLLSFLSPKKEHVLDSNARGEERAFVQTGVFESVTPMDILPVYLLKAIMANDFDEMEELGIYEIIEEDLALCEFVDVSKHPVQELVRKGIELIQYS, from the coding sequence ATGTCTAAAATAGTGAAGCTTAAGAAAGGTTTTGACATCAACCTGGCGGGAAAGGCTAAGCAAGAGCTGGCTGACTTCGCCTCTGCTCAAACCTTCGCCATTAAGCCGACTGACTTTATTGGGTTGCAACGCCCTAAAGTTCTTGTCAAAGAAGGAGATACCGTAAAGGCCGGTACTCCAATCCTGATCGACAAAGCCATGGATCAGGTAATTTATGTGGCTCCTGTTTCCGGCGAAATCGTCGAAGTGAAAAGAGGAGATCGGCGTAAGCTACTTGAGATCAGAATTTTGGCTGATAGTACCATCACCCACGAACAGTCAGAAAAGCTAGACCTGGCATCTCTGGATAGAGAAGCATTGGTGGCTAAACTGGCTGCAAGCGGAGTATGGCCCAATATCATCCAAAGACCATACGGTATAGTCGCCAATCCGGAAGATACTCCTAAGAGTATTTTTGTGTCAGCTTTTGATACCCATCCTCTAGCTCCAGATTATGCATTCACCCTTAAGGGGCAAGAGCAGTACCTGCAGGCTGGATTTGATGTGCTGGCAAAACTGACTAGCGGAAAGGTTCATCTCAATGTGGATGGAGCTAAGGCTGTGCCTTCCATATTCTCAGCTATCAAAGGTGTCCAGCTGAATAAATTCGAAGGGCCGCACCCGGCTGGGAACGTAGGGGTACAGATCCATCACCTAGATCCGATAAACAAGGGAGAGATTGCGTGGACAGTAAATCCGCAAGGAGTAGCCCAGATCGGTAAATTTGCCTTGGAAGGTGTCTATGATGCTGCTAAGGTGATCGCAGTGACAGGTTCTGAACTGACCAAACCGGCTTATGTGAAGACCTATCTAGGTGCTTGTGTTTCTTCCTTTGTCAAGGGGAACTTGAATTCCGGGCATGTCAGAGTAATCTCAGGTAATGTACTTACCGGGGAGAAAATAGCACTTGAAGGATTTTTGGGGTACTACCATAATCAGATCACTGTTATTCCGGAAGGCGATTACTATGAGTTTATGGGTTGGGCTAAGCCATCTACCCGATTGAGCTTCCACAGGGCATTAGGCTTGCTATCCTTCCTTTCTCCTAAGAAAGAGCATGTGCTGGATTCCAATGCCAGAGGTGAAGAGAGAGCTTTCGTACAGACGGGGGTTTTCGAATCAGTGACTCCTATGGATATTCTGCCAGTTTATCTTCTGAAGGCCATCATGGCCAATGATTTTGACGAAATGGAAGAATTGGGGATTTATGAAATCATAGAAGAAGATTTGGCTCTATGTGAGTTTGTAGATGTGTCCAAGCATCCGGTGCAAGAGCTAGTAAGAAAAGGAATTGAATTAATCCAATACAGTTAA
- a CDS encoding NADH:ubiquinone reductase (Na(+)-transporting) subunit B — MKFLRDLMDKQKPLFEKGGKLEKLYYAFEAGETFLFSPNHTTGIKGAQVKDAIDLKRMMITVVIAMIPCLLFGIYNTGHQHLLATGGTAGLWEDFGDKTLVGLKLVLPLVIVAYAAGGLVEAVFAVIRKHPINEGFLVTGMLIPLVVPATTPLWQVALATVFAVVIAKEVFGGTGMNILNVAMTARAFLYFAYPAQISGDQVWTYLGDKMPVDGFSGATALSVVYNAGVDGTQSAVEALAQHNTALGADLFSFTNLFMGWIPGSVGETSTLMALIGALILIGTGVASWKIIVSGFAGAYVMGFVMNLFAVNEYMALPPEYHWVMGGLAFGVVFMATDPVSASQTETGKWIYGLLIGMLTVIIRVTNPAYPEGIMLAVLFMNVFAPLIDYYVVKANKTRRLQRATV; from the coding sequence ATGAAGTTTCTAAGAGATTTAATGGACAAGCAAAAGCCACTTTTCGAAAAAGGTGGAAAGCTTGAGAAATTATATTACGCGTTTGAGGCAGGGGAGACTTTTCTTTTCAGCCCAAATCATACTACAGGGATCAAAGGTGCTCAGGTAAAGGACGCTATTGACCTGAAGCGAATGATGATCACCGTGGTGATTGCCATGATTCCATGTTTGTTATTTGGAATTTACAATACCGGTCATCAACATCTATTGGCTACTGGGGGTACCGCAGGCCTTTGGGAGGATTTTGGAGACAAAACCCTGGTAGGTTTGAAGCTGGTGTTGCCATTGGTAATTGTAGCTTATGCAGCAGGTGGTCTAGTCGAAGCAGTGTTTGCTGTGATCCGTAAGCACCCTATCAACGAAGGTTTCCTAGTGACAGGGATGTTGATTCCATTGGTAGTTCCGGCGACTACACCATTATGGCAGGTGGCCTTGGCTACCGTGTTTGCTGTAGTGATTGCAAAGGAGGTTTTCGGTGGTACAGGGATGAATATCCTGAATGTAGCCATGACAGCCAGAGCATTCCTTTATTTCGCATATCCTGCTCAGATCTCAGGAGATCAAGTTTGGACTTACTTGGGTGATAAAATGCCAGTAGATGGCTTTTCAGGAGCCACAGCGCTTTCGGTTGTTTATAACGCAGGAGTTGACGGAACCCAGTCGGCAGTAGAAGCTTTGGCGCAGCACAATACCGCGCTAGGCGCAGATCTATTCAGCTTTACCAATTTATTCATGGGCTGGATCCCAGGTTCAGTAGGAGAGACTTCTACTTTGATGGCCTTGATCGGAGCTTTGATTCTGATCGGAACAGGTGTAGCGAGCTGGAAAATCATTGTTTCTGGATTTGCTGGAGCCTATGTGATGGGCTTTGTGATGAATCTATTTGCAGTGAATGAATATATGGCTTTGCCTCCTGAGTACCACTGGGTGATGGGTGGCTTGGCTTTCGGTGTGGTGTTTATGGCGACAGACCCGGTGTCTGCGTCACAGACAGAAACCGGAAAATGGATTTACGGTCTTTTGATCGGTATGTTAACAGTAATCATTCGAGTGACCAACCCTGCATATCCTGAGGGAATCATGCTAGCAGTTCTATTTATGAATGTGTTCGCTCCTTTGATTGATTATTATGTGGTAAAAGCAAACAAAACAAGGAGGTTACAACGTGCAACAGTCTAA
- the mnmH gene encoding tRNA 2-selenouridine(34) synthase MnmH translates to MAEQLISLDEFWSLREQFPMIDARSEGEFEQSHIPGAINIPILTNAERIAVGTLYKEKGSEEATLKGFELVGPRFHVILRDALTQFPKKKVIVYCWRGGMRSQILSWLLTMVGFEVFRLKGGYKTYRTHTYELVRKDWNLLILGGKTGTGKTRLLQKLQESGEQIIDLEGLANHKGSSFGSIGQPAQPTVEQFENLFAEALRQLNPAKEIWVENESRKIGRLVLPDKFYEQMLEAPLIDIQKSAQERIALIAEEYACLPTDELILAVLRLKKRLGGLRTSQAIEAIVEENHSDWIANLLIYYDKAYTFDLEKHEAGKTIQLDLSGMDEETSTKKLLEAKSQFHGKYTNPTH, encoded by the coding sequence ATGGCCGAGCAATTAATTTCTTTAGATGAATTTTGGAGTTTGCGAGAACAGTTCCCTATGATCGACGCCAGAAGTGAAGGAGAATTTGAGCAAAGTCATATTCCTGGAGCCATCAATATCCCCATCCTCACTAATGCTGAACGCATAGCGGTAGGCACATTATACAAGGAAAAAGGTTCTGAGGAAGCCACTCTCAAAGGCTTCGAACTGGTTGGGCCAAGATTTCATGTAATCTTACGGGATGCTCTAACCCAATTCCCCAAGAAAAAAGTCATTGTCTATTGCTGGCGTGGTGGCATGCGAAGTCAGATTCTTTCCTGGCTTCTGACCATGGTAGGTTTTGAAGTTTTCCGTCTCAAGGGAGGTTACAAAACTTACAGAACCCACACTTATGAACTGGTAAGAAAAGACTGGAACCTCCTTATTTTAGGAGGAAAAACAGGAACCGGAAAAACCAGGTTGCTTCAAAAACTCCAAGAATCAGGCGAGCAAATCATCGATCTGGAAGGATTGGCAAATCATAAGGGATCTTCCTTTGGCTCAATTGGCCAACCTGCGCAACCCACCGTAGAGCAATTTGAAAACCTATTTGCAGAAGCGCTGAGGCAGCTAAATCCAGCAAAAGAAATCTGGGTAGAAAACGAAAGCCGAAAAATCGGAAGACTAGTACTTCCTGACAAATTCTATGAGCAAATGTTGGAGGCTCCTTTGATCGACATTCAGAAATCAGCGCAAGAACGCATCGCTTTGATCGCAGAGGAATATGCGTGCTTGCCTACAGATGAATTAATACTTGCCGTTTTACGCTTGAAAAAGCGCTTGGGTGGGTTAAGAACTTCTCAGGCAATAGAAGCAATCGTAGAAGAAAATCACTCTGACTGGATCGCAAACCTGCTGATCTACTATGACAAGGCTTATACGTTTGACTTGGAGAAGCATGAAGCCGGAAAAACTATCCAGTTAGACCTGTCTGGGATGGACGAAGAAACTTCCACAAAAAAACTACTTGAAGCAAAGTCTCAATTTCATGGAAAATACACCAACCCGACTCACTGA
- the nqrE gene encoding NADH:ubiquinone reductase (Na(+)-transporting) subunit E produces MDLFNLGIRSIFIDNMVFAYFLGMCSFLAVSKKVSTAIGLGAAVIFVLTVTVPVNWLLNEYVLKEGALSWVNASLASVDLTFLRFIMFIAIIAAMVQLVEMVVEKFAPALYGALGIFLPLIAVNCAILGGSLFMAQRDYTLAESAVYGFGSGTGFCLAIVALAAIREKLKYSNVPNGLKGLGITMILTGLMGLAFMSFMGIDL; encoded by the coding sequence ATGGATTTATTTAACTTAGGTATTCGGTCGATCTTTATCGACAATATGGTTTTCGCTTACTTCCTTGGGATGTGTTCTTTCCTGGCCGTATCCAAAAAAGTAAGTACAGCCATCGGTCTGGGAGCTGCGGTTATTTTCGTATTGACAGTTACTGTTCCGGTCAATTGGCTTTTAAATGAGTATGTACTGAAAGAGGGGGCTTTGTCATGGGTAAATGCTAGCCTGGCTTCAGTAGACCTTACTTTCTTAAGATTTATCATGTTCATTGCGATTATCGCTGCCATGGTTCAGTTGGTAGAGATGGTGGTGGAGAAATTTGCTCCAGCACTTTACGGTGCATTGGGTATTTTCCTTCCTTTGATCGCGGTAAACTGTGCGATTCTTGGTGGTTCCCTTTTCATGGCTCAGAGAGACTATACACTGGCTGAATCTGCAGTTTACGGCTTTGGTTCCGGTACAGGTTTCTGTTTGGCGATTGTTGCTTTGGCAGCTATCCGCGAAAAACTGAAATATTCTAATGTGCCAAATGGACTTAAGGGGTTAGGTATCACTATGATTCTTACCGGTCTGATGGGCTTGGCATTCATGTCCTTTATGGGGATTGATTTGTAA
- the nqrC gene encoding NADH:ubiquinone reductase (Na(+)-transporting) subunit C: MQQSNTYIITFSVILTVVLGLLLSGTSQLLGPMQKEAIALDNKKQILGAVISGEEIAAMTPQEVNAFYESRIASRVVDINGEEVAERDGVAVTAESVDIAKNYKKPAEERLYPVYIFHAEGNNEDVENYILPLYGAGLWDAIWGYVALETDMNTVGGITLAHAGETPGLGARITEPGVQERYVGKSIYDESGDLVAVEMQKGEGKDYSGDPHQVDGLSGATITAKGVNNMLKNYLGYYQAYIESQKSSQSVAAL; the protein is encoded by the coding sequence GTGCAACAGTCTAATACATATATTATTACGTTTTCCGTCATTTTGACGGTGGTGTTGGGTTTATTACTTTCGGGTACTTCCCAGCTACTTGGGCCAATGCAAAAAGAAGCCATTGCGCTTGATAATAAAAAGCAGATTCTGGGTGCTGTGATCTCTGGGGAAGAAATCGCAGCCATGACTCCTCAGGAAGTTAATGCTTTCTATGAAAGTAGGATTGCTTCCAGGGTAGTAGATATCAACGGTGAAGAAGTGGCAGAGCGGGATGGCGTAGCAGTCACTGCTGAAAGTGTAGATATTGCTAAAAACTACAAAAAGCCGGCTGAAGAAAGATTATACCCAGTGTATATTTTCCATGCAGAAGGAAACAACGAGGATGTAGAAAACTATATTCTCCCGCTTTATGGAGCAGGCTTATGGGATGCCATCTGGGGTTATGTCGCTTTGGAAACAGATATGAATACCGTTGGCGGGATTACCTTGGCCCACGCTGGGGAGACTCCAGGTCTGGGTGCTAGAATCACCGAGCCAGGGGTGCAAGAAAGATATGTAGGTAAGAGTATCTATGATGAATCCGGCGACCTAGTGGCAGTAGAAATGCAAAAAGGTGAAGGCAAAGATTATTCTGGTGATCCTCATCAAGTAGATGGATTGTCTGGTGCCACCATCACTGCCAAAGGCGTAAATAACATGCTGAAGAATTACCTCGGCTATTATCAAGCATACATTGAAAGTCAGAAATCATCTCAATCGGTAGCTGCTCTTTAA
- a CDS encoding 4-hydroxy-3-methylbut-2-enyl diphosphate reductase translates to MQVSIDKNSGYCFGVEFAIKMAEDEMEQSDKLYCLGDIVHNDMEVKRLSAKGLVVIDREELADLHDCKVLIRAHGEPPETYKTAIENNIELIDASCPVVLKLQHRVKTAFDKMEREEGQIVIYGKKGHAEVIGLTGQTLEKAIVVMEESDLDKIDFTRPVTLFSQTTKSTKGFYELSQKIEERIKSAKGEVTQVDYNANDSICRQVSNREPQLQRFAEENDVIIFVSGKKSSNGKALYQVCLGENPRSYFIENESELDPAWFSSSDKIGICGATSTPMWLMEQVKSHIEAMEEEVLSI, encoded by the coding sequence ATGCAGGTAAGCATTGATAAAAATTCAGGTTATTGCTTCGGAGTGGAATTTGCCATAAAAATGGCAGAAGATGAGATGGAGCAGAGCGACAAGCTGTATTGCCTGGGCGATATTGTGCACAATGATATGGAAGTGAAGCGGCTCAGTGCTAAAGGACTGGTTGTGATAGACCGGGAAGAGCTGGCGGATCTGCACGATTGCAAGGTGCTGATCAGAGCGCATGGGGAGCCGCCAGAAACCTACAAAACCGCTATTGAGAATAATATAGAGCTGATCGATGCCTCCTGTCCAGTGGTGCTGAAGCTACAGCATAGAGTGAAGACTGCCTTTGATAAGATGGAAAGAGAAGAGGGGCAAATCGTTATTTACGGTAAAAAAGGCCATGCAGAAGTGATAGGGCTCACCGGGCAGACTTTGGAAAAGGCCATCGTGGTGATGGAAGAATCAGATCTGGATAAGATTGATTTTACCCGTCCGGTGACACTGTTCAGCCAGACCACCAAGAGTACCAAAGGCTTTTATGAGCTTTCGCAGAAAATAGAGGAGAGAATCAAATCCGCTAAAGGTGAAGTCACGCAGGTGGATTATAATGCCAATGACTCCATCTGTAGGCAGGTGTCCAACAGAGAGCCTCAGCTGCAGCGTTTTGCTGAGGAAAATGATGTGATCATATTCGTGTCGGGCAAAAAGAGCTCTAACGGCAAGGCGCTTTATCAGGTATGCCTAGGAGAAAACCCCAGAAGTTACTTTATAGAAAATGAATCAGAACTGGACCCGGCGTGGTTCAGCTCCAGTGATAAAATCGGGATTTGCGGAGCTACTTCTACACCGATGTGGCTCATGGAACAAGTAAAATCACATATAGAAGCCATGGAAGAGGAAGTTTTATCGATTTAA
- a CDS encoding NADH:ubiquinone reductase (Na(+)-transporting) subunit D has protein sequence MSAETLEKKPAEALLSKRRKKLVTDPLIDDNPITIQVLGICSALAVTTQMKPTLVMAIAVIFVIVMSNLLISLLRNTIPGRVRIIVQLAVVATLVTLVNEVLKAFAYDMYKELSVFVGLIITNCIVMGRLEAFALGNKPYDSILDGFGSALGYSWIILTVAFFRELLGSGSVFGIPLYDYASSLFGPDFKLATNGLMVSPVGAFMVLGLIIWVQRTKTGYVEH, from the coding sequence ATGAGTGCTGAAACATTAGAAAAAAAGCCTGCAGAGGCGCTGCTGTCAAAACGCAGAAAAAAACTGGTCACTGACCCTTTGATTGACGATAACCCGATCACCATACAGGTATTGGGAATCTGTTCTGCATTGGCAGTTACCACACAGATGAAGCCGACTTTGGTTATGGCTATTGCGGTAATCTTCGTAATTGTGATGTCCAATTTGTTGATCTCATTACTCAGAAATACTATCCCTGGCCGGGTTCGTATCATTGTACAGCTGGCTGTAGTGGCTACCTTGGTGACTTTGGTAAATGAGGTGCTGAAGGCCTTTGCTTATGACATGTATAAGGAGCTTTCTGTATTCGTAGGATTGATTATCACCAACTGTATCGTAATGGGTCGCCTGGAAGCTTTCGCTTTGGGTAACAAGCCTTATGATTCGATACTTGATGGTTTCGGATCAGCATTGGGGTATTCTTGGATTATCTTGACCGTGGCTTTCTTTAGAGAATTACTAGGGTCTGGCTCCGTGTTTGGGATTCCGCTTTACGATTACGCTTCCAGCTTATTTGGTCCAGATTTTAAATTGGCCACTAATGGTCTGATGGTGTCTCCGGTAGGTGCGTTTATGGTTCTTGGATTGATCATCTGGGTACAGCGTACTAAAACAGGATATGTAGAACACTAA
- a CDS encoding DUF502 domain-containing protein, translating to MAFTYKRIISYFLRGLLFITPVAVTVYIIFQTILFLDNLIPVPLPGIGILMVLALITFVGYLASLFFAKPIFDWFERGLIKIPLVNLIYTSIKDLMGAFVGDKKKFSSPVKVQLSDTFIRLGFITQEDMSIVGEPDMVAVYFPHSYNVSGNVFLVPKDKVTPLLDVKSSDVMKFMVSGGVSPLGKQ from the coding sequence ATGGCATTCACTTATAAGCGCATCATTTCATATTTCCTAAGAGGATTACTGTTCATCACTCCAGTAGCTGTTACAGTTTACATCATATTCCAGACCATTCTTTTCCTGGATAATTTGATTCCCGTACCCTTACCTGGAATAGGGATATTGATGGTATTGGCACTGATCACCTTTGTTGGCTACCTGGCAAGTCTATTTTTTGCCAAACCTATATTTGATTGGTTCGAGAGAGGTTTGATCAAAATCCCCTTAGTGAATCTGATCTACACCAGTATTAAGGATCTAATGGGAGCTTTTGTAGGGGATAAGAAGAAATTTTCCTCACCTGTCAAAGTACAGCTGAGTGACACGTTTATTCGATTGGGATTTATCACCCAAGAAGATATGTCCATCGTTGGTGAACCTGATATGGTGGCTGTTTATTTTCCCCACAGCTATAATGTTTCGGGTAATGTATTCTTGGTTCCCAAAGATAAAGTAACGCCCTTGCTCGATGTGAAAAGCTCAGATGTGATGAAGTTTATGGTGAGTGGAGGGGTGTCTCCCTTGGGCAAGCAATAG
- the cmk gene encoding (d)CMP kinase, with translation MNKIVIAIDGYSGCGKSSTAKAVAKDLGYTYIDTGAMYRAATLHFLNNYLSSANPNDIAKGLKTLEISFHFNPETQLQEIYLNGLHVDDEIRTMRVSNKVSEIAAIPAIRSELVAQQQRLGKKKGVVMDGRDVGSVVFPDAELKVFMTADLNTRAERRQAELLEKGELVPLEEILENLSSRDRVDSTREVGPLIKVADALEVDTSNITFVEQVAQIVQKAREIIDKENSYAGKH, from the coding sequence ATGAATAAAATCGTCATCGCCATCGATGGGTATTCGGGATGTGGGAAGAGCTCCACGGCCAAGGCAGTTGCAAAGGATCTAGGGTACACCTATATCGATACCGGGGCGATGTACAGAGCGGCGACGCTCCATTTTTTGAACAACTACCTCTCCTCAGCTAATCCAAACGACATTGCCAAGGGGCTGAAGACCCTGGAGATATCGTTTCACTTCAATCCTGAAACCCAACTGCAGGAAATTTACCTCAATGGCCTGCATGTGGACGATGAGATCCGTACGATGCGGGTTTCCAACAAAGTGTCGGAGATCGCGGCTATTCCGGCCATTCGCAGTGAACTGGTGGCGCAGCAGCAGAGATTGGGCAAGAAGAAAGGAGTGGTCATGGATGGCAGGGACGTGGGGTCTGTGGTTTTTCCAGATGCGGAGCTCAAGGTGTTCATGACGGCAGATTTGAATACCCGTGCAGAGCGTAGGCAAGCGGAGTTATTAGAAAAAGGAGAGCTGGTGCCTTTGGAAGAGATCCTGGAAAACCTTTCGTCCCGGGATCGGGTTGACTCTACACGGGAGGTAGGTCCTTTGATAAAAGTGGCGGATGCCCTAGAGGTGGATACCAGTAATATTACCTTTGTGGAGCAAGTGGCGCAGATCGTGCAGAAAGCCAGAGAAATCATAGATAAAGAAAATAGCTATGCAGGTAAGCATTGA
- the selD gene encoding selenide, water dikinase SelD, producing the protein MENTPTRLTEWSEGSGCGCKIAPAILDQILNSSGSFSQSDPKLLVGNSGKDDAAVYQVSEDLAVINTVDFFTPIVDDPFDFGRIAAANALSDVYAMGGKPIFANAILSWPVEKLVPELAAKVMEGAKSICKTAGIELAGGHSIAAKDPIFGLSVNGVVHPHKIKKNQGAKAGDVIYLTKPLGVGVLATALKRQKISDQDYLSLLDTACRLNSIGEILGNHEEVHAMTDVTGFGLLGHLIEMCEGSRVSAEIDLHKLPMIAGVQEYINQFIFPDNTYRNWNAYSAKTKGVVGMDLVKLCDPQTSGGLLIAVKGGNQLWFEETMKQQGQVIWEIGKFTEKGEFVVEVNS; encoded by the coding sequence ATGGAAAATACACCAACCCGACTCACTGAATGGAGTGAAGGCTCTGGCTGTGGCTGTAAAATCGCACCAGCCATATTAGATCAAATACTTAACTCAAGCGGCTCATTTTCCCAATCTGACCCTAAATTATTGGTAGGAAACTCAGGAAAAGATGATGCAGCAGTTTATCAAGTCTCAGAAGATCTGGCGGTAATCAATACAGTGGACTTTTTCACTCCTATCGTGGACGATCCTTTTGACTTTGGCAGAATAGCCGCAGCTAATGCCCTCTCGGATGTCTATGCGATGGGTGGCAAGCCTATTTTTGCCAATGCTATTCTCAGTTGGCCAGTAGAAAAGCTGGTTCCAGAACTTGCTGCCAAAGTCATGGAAGGGGCAAAAAGCATTTGCAAAACAGCCGGAATAGAATTAGCTGGAGGACATTCCATTGCTGCAAAAGATCCGATTTTTGGTCTTTCGGTGAATGGTGTTGTCCATCCCCATAAAATCAAAAAGAATCAAGGTGCAAAAGCCGGAGATGTTATATACCTCACTAAACCACTTGGTGTGGGCGTTTTGGCCACCGCACTAAAGCGTCAAAAAATTTCTGACCAAGATTATCTGAGTTTACTAGATACAGCTTGTAGGTTGAATAGTATAGGAGAAATTTTAGGCAACCACGAAGAGGTTCATGCCATGACGGATGTGACAGGTTTCGGGCTCCTGGGTCATTTGATAGAAATGTGCGAGGGTTCAAGAGTCTCGGCAGAAATCGATCTTCATAAACTTCCCATGATAGCAGGTGTTCAAGAATACATCAATCAGTTTATTTTCCCTGACAATACCTACCGCAACTGGAATGCCTACAGTGCCAAAACAAAAGGTGTGGTAGGAATGGATTTAGTCAAACTTTGTGATCCGCAGACCAGCGGCGGGCTATTAATTGCTGTAAAAGGGGGGAACCAATTATGGTTTGAAGAAACCATGAAGCAGCAAGGCCAGGTCATCTGGGAAATCGGGAAGTTTACAGAAAAAGGAGAGTTTGTGGTGGAAGTGAATTCATAA